In the Fusarium oxysporum f. sp. lycopersici 4287 chromosome 9, whole genome shotgun sequence genome, one interval contains:
- a CDS encoding adenosinetriphosphatase has protein sequence MDDLSNLELLSLVSKVSSELKNHMNLEDKTVAEFLIDKRTKCSNFEDFRDDLAKALPSIPLSLIESIDRLVLALHPQFKGKKANHEEHHSRTLEEKEKVFSGLALPDKEPARDDGSGAFDDTLALLEGLEGKAKKEKSTRKRSRSPREADYKESRRRKRSRSRERRKRDKYRSRSRSHERGDEDWRDGYRDSRKDRRGRRRHDDDDDRFRNAPAPEVDDSPQLHKVYEGHVTGLKEFGAFINLHNVRGRVDGLVHVSRMSAGQRVNHPSDLVSHGQKVWVKVTSLDKDQNGRDRVGLSMKDVDQSTGEDLEPQARMTTGANMEALGGGGGGLRDGFAEPTGMPRDSLGPPRRQKKRMTSPERWEIRQLIASGVAKASDYPDLEEDYNATLRGDGELELEEDVDIEVREEEPPFLAGQTKQSLELSPIRVVKAPEGSMNRAAMSGTALAKERKELKQQEADAAAKDEPKENLSSQWQDPMADPDKRKFASDLRNARKNQPSEDVPEWKKAVIPKGQSLGKRTNLSIKEQRESLPVYAFREQLIKAVYENQILIVVGETGSGKTTQLTQYLAEAGFANDGIIGCTQPRRVAAMSVAKRVAEEVGCKLGEEVGYTIRFEDCTSPSTKIKYMTDGMLQREILVDPDMSRYSCIMLDEAHERTIATDVLFALLKKALKRRPDMKVIVTSATLDADKFSAYFNECPIFTIPGRTYPVEILYSKEPESDYLDTALVTVMQIHITEPKGDILLFLTGQEEIDTACEVLYERMKALGPNVPDLIILPVYASLPTEMQSRIFDPAPPGSRKVVIATNIAETSITIDEIYYVVDPGFVKQNAYDPKLGMDSLVVTPISQAQANQRAGRAGRTGPGKCFRLYTEAAYQSEMLPTSIPEIQRQNLSTTILMLKAMGINDLLHFDFMDPPPINTMLTALEELYALSALDDEGLLTRLGRKMADFPMEPSLAKVLIAAVDLECADEVLSIVSMLNIPTVFYRPKEKQSQADQKKAKFHDPHGDHLTFLNVYNSWKQSGYSAPWCFENFIQARSMRRAKDVRDQIVKIMDRYKHSIKSCGRDTEKVRRALCAGFFRNAARKDPQEGYKTLIEGTPVYLHPSSALFGKQAEWVIYHELILTSKEYMHCTTSIEPKWLVEAAPTFFKVAPTDKLSKRKKAERIQPLYNKFATEDDWRLSAQRKGGRGGGGGGTWG, from the coding sequence ATGGACGACTTATCGAATCTTGAGCTGCTGTCCCTCGTCTCGAAGGTGTCCTCAGAGTTGAAGAATCATATGAACTTAGAGGACAAGACTGTCGCTGAATTTCTCATCGATAAACGAACCAAATGCAGCAACTTCGAGGATTTCCGCGATGATCTAGCAAAGGCTCTCCCCTCGATTCCTCTCAGTCTCATCGAGAGTATCGATCGTTTGGTGCTTGCTCTACACCCACAGTTTAAAGGTAAAAAGGCCAACCACGAAGAGCACCATTCGAGGACCCtagaagagaaggaaaaggtcTTCAGTGGGCTCGCACTGCCGGATAAGGAGCCTGCGCGTGACGATGGATCGGGCGCATTCGACGACACACTGGCGCTGTTAGAAGGTCTAGAGGGGAAGGCGAAAAAAGAGAAGTCCACGAGAAAACGAAGTCGAAGCCCCCGCGAGGCTGATTACAAAGAgtcaaggaggagaaaaAGGTCGCGCTCGAGAGAACGACGAAAACGAGATAAATATCGATCGCGGTCACGGTCGCATGAGCGAGGCGACGAAGATTGGCGTGATGGGTACCGCGATTCGCGCAAAGATCGACGAGGGCGTCGGCGAcacgacgacgacgacgaccgATTTCGCAATGCTCCAGCTCCTGAGGTTGATGATTCGCCGCAGCTGCACAAGGTCTACGAGGGACATGTTACAGGCCTCAAAGAGTTCGGTGCCTTCATCAATTTGCACAATGTAAGAGGCAGAGTCGATGGCCTCGTACACGTTTCGCGAATGTCTGCTGGACAGCGCGTCAACCACCCGTCGGATTTGGTGTCGCATGGACAAAAGGTCTGGGTCAAGGTGACAAGTCTCGATAAGGATCAGAATGGCCGCGATCGTGTGGGCTTGTCAATGAAAGATGTTGATCAGTCGACTGGGGAGGACCTAGAACCACAAGCTCGAATGACAACTGGTGCCAATATGGAAGCtttgggaggaggaggaggtggtCTAAGGGACGGGTTTGCGGAACCAACCGGCATGCCTCGAGATAGCTTGGGCCCTCCACGacgacagaagaagagaatgacTTCTCCCGAAAGGTGGGAGATTAGACAATTGATCGCATCGGGAGTGGCCAAGGCTTCGGATTACCCTGACCTGGAAGAAGACTACAACGCGACTCTCCGCGGAGATGgcgagcttgagcttgaagaggatgtCGATATTGAGGTTCGTGAGGAGGAACCACCGTTCTTGGCCGGCCAGACCAAGCAGTCCCTTGAATTATCACCTATCCGCGTTGTCAAGGCCCCAGAAGGCTCTATGAATCGAGCAGCTATGTCTGGTACTGCCTTGGCAAAGGAACGCAAAGAACTCAAGCAACAAGAAGCCGATGCAGCTGCGAAGGACGAACCCAAAGAGAACCTATCCTCTCAATGGCAAGATCCTATGGCTGATCCCGATAAGAGGAAGTTTGCTAGCGATTTGAGGAATGCCAGGAAGAATCAGCCTTCCGAAGACGTTCCCGAATGGAAGAAGGCAGTCATTCCAAAGGGACAGTCTCTGGGCAAGCGCACCAATTTGAGTATCAAGGAACAGCGAGAGTCGCTTCCTGTATATGCATTCCGAGAGCAACTGATCAAGGCTGTTTACGAAAACCAGATCTTGATTGTAGTCGGAGAAACAGGATCAGGAAAGACGACTCAGTTAACACAATACCTCGCTGAAGCTGGCTTTGCCAATGATGGTATCATTGGCTGTACGCAACCTCGTCGTGTGGCTGCCATGTCCGTCGCCAAGCGAGTAGCGGAAGAAGTGGGCTGTAAGCTTGGTGAAGAGGTCGGATATACGATTCGATTCGAAGACTGCACTAGTCCTTCGACGAAGATCAAGTACATGACTGATGGTATGCTTCAACGTGAGATTCTGGTAGATCCCGATATGTCGCGATACTCCTGTATCatgcttgatgaagctcaCGAACGTACCATTGCCACTGATGTGCTGTTTGCCCTGCTAAAGAAGGCTCTCAAGCGACGCCCCGATATGAAAGTCATTGTCACTTCAGCTACTCTCGATGCAGATAAATTTTCTGCGTATTTCAACGAATGTCCCATTTTCACCATTCCAGGTCGAACGTACCCTGTCGAAATCCTCTACTCGAAGGAACCCGAGTCCGATTACCTGGACACTGCTCTTGTCACAGTCATGCAGATCCATATTACCGAGCCCAAGGGCGAcattcttcttttcttaacaggccaagaagaaatTGACACGGCATGCGAAGTCTTGTATGAGAGAATGAAAGCTTTAGGGCCTAATGTGCCAGACCTTATCATTCTTCCCGTCTATGCTTCACTTCCGACGGAAATGCAAAGTCGAATCTTCGATCCTGCACCCCCTGGCAGCCGTAAGGTTGTCATCGCCACCAATATTGCAGAGACTTCCATTACCATCGACGAGATTTACTATGTCGTTGACCCGGGCTTCGTGAAGCAGAACGCTTACGACCCCAAGTTGGGTATGGACTCTCTCGTCGTCACACCAATTTCTCAGGCCCAGGCAAACCAAAGAGCTGGACGAGCCGGACGAACTGGACCCGGAAAGTGTTTCCGTTTATACACCGAGGCAGCTTACCAGTCTGAAATGTTGCCGACTAGTATCCCCGAAATCCAACGACAGAACTTGTCCACAACAATCCTCATGCTCAAGGCAATGGGCATTAACGACTTGCTTCACTTTGACTTCATGGACCCGCCCCCTATCAACACCATGCTTACAGCACTGGAGGAGCTATATGCCCTCAGCGCCCTCGACGATGAAGGTCTACTTACTCGACTGGGGCGAAAGATGGCTGATTTCCCTATGGAACCTTCTCTTGCCAAGGTGCTTATCGCTGCCGTTGATCTAGAATGTGCAGACGAAGTCCTCAGCATCGTGTCCATGCTTAACATTCCCACTGTCTTTTACCGCCCCAAAGAGAAGCAGTCTCAAGCAGACCAAAAGAAGGCCAAGTTCCACGATCCCCACGGCGATCACCTAACCTTCCTCAACGTCTACAACTCGTGGAAGCAGAGCGGCTACTCAGCACCCTGGTGTTTCGAGAACTTCATCCAAGCGCGTTCCATGCGTCGCGCAAAGGACGTCCGCGACCAGATCGTCAAGATCATGGACCGCTACAAACACTCCATCAAGTCCTGCGGCCGCGACACCGAAAAGGTCCGCAGGGCCCTCTGCGCAGGCTTCTTCCGCAACGCAGCCCGCAAAGATCCCCAGGAAGGTTACAAGACCCTTATCGAGGGCACCCCCGTGTATCTGCACCCGAGCTCCGCGCTCTTCGGCAAACAGGCCGAGTGGGTCATCTACCACGAACTCATCCTCACGAGCAAGGAGTACATGCACTGCACCACGAGCATCGAGCCCAAGTGGCTTGTCGAAGCCGCCCCGACCTTCTTCAAGGTTGCGCCGACGGATAAGCTgagcaagaggaagaaggcggaGAGGATCCAGCCGCTGTATAATAAATTTGCTACGGAGGACGATTGGAGGTTGAGTGCGCAAAGGAAGGGCGGAAGAGGAGGTGGCGGTGGTGGAACCTGGGGTTAA